The nucleotide sequence GTTTTGGAGGTGAAAGAATCCGACGAGTTTCTGGTCAGTGTGTTTCGTTCGCGCCTGATCGACAAACTGGTGCCGGAAGTGCGTCGCCTGGTGGGTTATGTTCAGCACGATCAATATCACAGATTCACTGCTGATTCCCATATCATGCAGGCGTGTCGTGAAGTAAAACGTATCTATAAAAAGCCCTCTGAACTGGGGCCGATGAAATTCATCAGCAAGGATCTGACCAGGGAAGACTGGAAGATTCTGACCTGGTCCTGTTTGTATCACGATCTTGCCAAGGGGCTGGAAAGCGCCGAGCATCACTCGGACCTGGGCGTGATGATTGTTGAAAGAGACTTCCGAAGCTATGGATTTTCAAAAGCGTTTACGGATGAAGTAAAGTGGATGGTGCAAAACCATCTGGAGCTTTCGCAAGCCGCCTTCCGCAAGAACCCGAAAGACCCCAAGGTCTGGCAGGAACTGCGGGAAAAAGGCATTTCCGATGCGCGCCTTTTAAGATTGGCGCTGTTCACGGCCATCGACATTCGGGCCACCAATCCCGAAGCGTGGAATGACTGGAAGGCGAAGCTTTTAAAGGACTTGGTCTTAAATCTTCAATCCAAACGTGCGCAGAACTATTTTGATTTCGAGTCGCTAAAGAAACGCAAGAAGTTGAATCTAAGTGCTGAAGTGGTGGAAGAGCTGGGCCTTCAGCTGCTTGAAAGTGTTTCTTTAACAGATCTGGTGGACGACTTGAAGAAAGCTGAAACCAGCGAGGTCTCGTTAAAACCACGCATGCTGAAAACGCGCAAGGGCGAGTTGTGGATCCGCTTCCATGACAAGAAAGACCGTCGCGGTCTTTTGAGTGACTATGTAGGCCAGTTGTATTCATTGGGTCTGGGGATTCGTCATGCCTCCATTCATACGCTGCCCAAGGTCGGTGTCTATGACTGGTTCCAGGTGACCAGTTCCCGCAATCTGACAGCATTGTCCAAAATGATCGAAAATGCGTCGGTGCAAAGCAAGCCCGTGCCGGCGGTGAAGTTTGATACGATTCAGATCGTCAGTGCGGATGACAAGGAATGGGTGGTCAGCTTTAAAGGAGCCGATCAGCCGGGGTTGCTCGCGTCTGCTGCCAAAGCCCTGAGTGATGCGGGGATGAGTATCAAGTCCGCCCGCGTGCATACGTGGGGGCGTCAGGTGGATGATATTTTTGTTGTGAAGCCGTCAGGCGATGCCCAGGAACTGGTGAAAAGTCTTTCGGAAAAGCTCGGATCTTAGTAGCCCCTAAAAACAAAAAGAGCCCTCTTGGGGCTCTTCTAATTTCAACTAGAGACTAGTTGTTTTTCTTTTTTGCCGCACCAGTGATGCCAGTGTGGTTTCTCCAGTTGTACTCTGGATCTGTTTTGGTGCGATTGTGCCAAGCTTCCCATTTTTTCTTAGGAAGTTTGTGAGAGACCTGACCCTTTTCATCAAAGATGTCTGGATCTTTACCTACCAAAAATTGACCGATGGACTTCAGAATACCCATTTATAACCTCATTGAATTGCTATCCCAATATAAGCGAGCAAGGGGGCTCGAGCAAGATAGCAGGTTCATGAGTGCGGCGCGTCTTAGGAGCGTGGGTTGGCGCAAACGTCGATGATATCCAAACCGCGGTCTTCTGAAACTCTGCCAGCACCTTTGTAGAAGCTGAAGCACTGTTGGGCTGCTTGTTCGTAAGCTTCTTCGTAGCTGCCTGCGGATTTTTTAAGTTCCAGAGTCTGGCCGGAAAGTTTGTATTTAAACGTGTATTCTTTGGAAGCGGCATCGCGGCTGCTCCATGCGAAGGAAGTGCAAGAGAAAGCCAGGATTGCGATAGTGATGAATGTTTTCATAAGTCCCCCTTGGTCAGGTTTCATGTTCTTGCTTTTACATAGAGCAAGGGGTGCGCCATAAAGACGGCGGCTATGCCCTAAAAATACCTCGTAACATATTGTAATAACGAGGTTATTTCATCTCATAGTGAGGCGTCTCAAAGGGGTATGCAGGAACTAGTCAGGTGACATGTTAGGGAATGCGGTTGATAAACTTTTGGACACTGCTAAGCTTTCATAAAAACCAACAAGGACATTTCTATGAGAGTTTTTCTTTTTGCTCTTTTGCTTCTGACGGCGACGACTTCTCAGGCCGGAACCCGAGGTCAGTTCTTGGGAATGCAGCTGATCGTGAATATCGCATCGGTCATGTACGACGGCTCCAACGACAGTTCCCCGCACGTGCTTTTTGAGGCCATGAACAGGCCGGAGCAGGATTCTATGGTGGGACGGGGAAAAGTGCTGGAAGCGCCTCAGAAAGTGCTTAATTTCATCTGCGCTCGTAAAGGTGAAAACAACTATCATTGTGCCATCTACATCCATCAGTCGCCTTTGGCGCGTATTGGTCCGGGGATGGCGCATTTCGAGGCTCGGGGGGCTGAGGCTCGCGCCCTGTTTGAGCAGTTCCACACCCAGGACAATCGCTTTTCCTTCCGCGATGGTGATGGGCTGTTCCTGATTGAGGCCACGCCAGAGCGATTTGTGATGAAATTCAACTCGAACGGCGTTTAGTTTCGCGCCATTTCCTGTAATTACTTTGCCCCCGAAAAAGGCCCTTTGAGTGAGGGCCTTTTCTGTTATAGAACCTTCGCTAGTCGGAGGTTTAACCAAATGAAAACATGGATTGCTTTTATTTTGCTGTTTGTGGGCTTGTCAGCCCAGGCGCGCACTCTTTTGGTCAGCGATGTCGATGACACGATCAAGCTGGCCCACATCAAAGATTTGTCTGAGGCCGCCCGATACGCTTTTGACTCCAGAAGCCGTTTTGCCGGGATGAGCGAATTGTATCACCTGATCGCCAAAGATCAGCCAGATCTTGAGATCGTCTATCTTTCCCGTGCTCCGGACTGGTTTATGGGGCGCACCCACAGAAAGTTCCTGGAAAACGGAAACTTCCCGGATGGCGAATATATCAACCGCACCAATTATGATTCTGACGTTCACAAAATCTACACCTTAAGAGAAGTCATGGCGAAAGTCCGTCCGGATAAAGTCATCTTTGTTGGCGACAACGGCGAGCAGGATCCAGAGATCTACAAACAGATTTCCGAAGAATTCGCCGGTCGTGGTGTTGAGTTTCATCAGTTCATCCGCGTGGTTTATCCCAAGACCAGCATTTTACTGGTCTTGCCGGAAATGATGCTGGAAGGGCAGACAGGATTTGTGACTCCGGTGGAGGTGGCACTGGATCTGGAAAAAGCCGGCATTCTGAAGTCTTCTTCCGTGCAAAACCTGATCAAGACCGTGTTGCCGAAAATTCTGGATGAGCCCAGTTACACCGCCGAAGGCGAAGTGGCCTTCCCGTATTTTGTGAACTGCCGTGATATGGTGTGGAAGTGGGATGCGGCCATCCCGCGCTTTGACGGAGTGAAAAGCGTCAAAGACCGTATCGTGAACCGTTGCAAGCTTCGCCCTTAGGATAAAGATGTTATTAAAGTACCAGCTTCCCCGCATTTATGAAAACATCCTGCCGCGTGAAATTTTGCAATTCGCACCGGAAGAAAAAAAGGCCACCTGTGATGCCTGTGCGATGTCACGTCCACAGAACAAGGCCAAGATTCATTATCGCGCGGATCTGAAGTGCTGCACCTTCCATCCTTTTTTGGCGAACTATATGGTGGGGGCCACGTTCCTGGACAGTACTGCCACGGAAGCTCATCGCATCTTCCGCGACAAAATTGAGCGTCGTGAATACGCACTTCCCATTGGTTTGGTCGCGCCGGTGAAATACCAGGTCCAGTTCAACAATCGCGAAGAAGGCGACTTCGGTCAGCGCGAGGACTGGCTGTGCCCGTACTTCAATAAAGAAAGCCAGAACTGCAATGTGTGGCGCAACCGCGGTGTGGTCTGCACGACGTTCTTCTGCAAAAGCTCTTATGGCAAGACGGGCTTAAAATTCTGGGAAAAGTTCAGTAATTATCTCTGGTATGTCGAGCTGGCCCTTTTGGAAGAGGCCTTGGCGATGCTGGATTTTTCCCCGCGCCAGGTGATGACTTTGTTGGACTATCACAATCGATTTGACGGCACAGCGGCCGAAAAAAAGTCCTGGGTGATCCCGGAAAAGCTCTCTCGCGAGCTGTGGAACGGGTATTATGATGATCAAGAGGGCTTTTTCAAAAAGAGCTTTGAGATTGTGGCCAATTTGGATAAAAGTGCCTTCCATGAATTGATCGGTGAGCAGGGGCAGTCTCTGGAAGAAGAGCTATTCACCATACTTCCCAAACTGAAAAGTGAATAAGCAGGGTGAGATATATGACTATTCAAGAAAAACAAAACAAGGTTATCCAGGACTTCTCCGCACTTGCGCAGTGGGAAGACCGCTATAAGAAAATCATCGACATGGGTAAGGCTTTGCCGGAAATGCCCGAGTCTTTGAAGACCGAGCAGAACGTGGTGAAGGGTTGCCAGTCTCAAGTCTGGTTGTCGGCTTCGTTGAATGATCAAGGGCAGGTTCACCTTCAGGGTGACAGTGATGCTTTGATTGTGAAGGGCTTGGTTGGTTTGCTGTTGAATGTTTATTCCGGATCAACTCCGGCAGAGATTTTGGCGACTCCGCCAGAGTTTTTAAAAGCTTTGGGGTTTGAAGGAAACTTGTCGCCGAGTCGTGCAAATGGTCTTCACTCGATGCTGAAGCAGATTAAGCTTTATGCGACGGCATTCGATTATTTGTTAAAAACTAAAAAGTAGTTGTCTTTCCCTGTCACATTACACAAACTTGTAATGGTGGATGTTCATGATGAGCGTCCAGAGGGGACAAAGTGAAAAGGAATTCATTCGTCGCGGCCGTCAGTGTCGCGGTTGCAGCAACGTTCTCAGTCGGTTTTGTTAATATCACTCCAAAAGTTATTTATGGCGAAGACAAACGTGTGGACGTGTACCAGGTCCAGCGCTCTGACATTCGCGAAATTGCCGATTCCACCGTGGCTTTGATTCCGTCCCGCTCTGTGGTTCGTGATGCCCAAGGCAACTTCAAAATCAACACGACAACTTATGGTCACGAATTGGATCTTTGCAAATCCGAGCCATTCTTTGATCAGCCGACAGCAGCGAACTGCTCTGGCTCTTTGGTTGGTGAGGATTTGATTGCAACGGCTGGTCACTGCATCAGCACTAAAGATTGCGGCACTTACAGTTTTGTCTTCGGCTTCCGTATGCTGGATGCGAAAACAGCTCCACAGACGATTTCTGCTGACGATGTTTACACCTGCAAAGAAATCGTGGCGCGC is from Bdellovibrio bacteriovorus str. Tiberius and encodes:
- a CDS encoding phosphatase domain-containing protein, which codes for MKTWIAFILLFVGLSAQARTLLVSDVDDTIKLAHIKDLSEAARYAFDSRSRFAGMSELYHLIAKDQPDLEIVYLSRAPDWFMGRTHRKFLENGNFPDGEYINRTNYDSDVHKIYTLREVMAKVRPDKVIFVGDNGEQDPEIYKQISEEFAGRGVEFHQFIRVVYPKTSILLVLPEMMLEGQTGFVTPVEVALDLEKAGILKSSSVQNLIKTVLPKILDEPSYTAEGEVAFPYFVNCRDMVWKWDAAIPRFDGVKSVKDRIVNRCKLRP
- a CDS encoding HD domain-containing protein is translated as MAHKTFLTAEQFQQAQEILTPPLMTPDGDVRQVFCFSSESLSHWLGTKLEEILKENPQWRDTHPIMLGSWARGELSPKSDIDILFCGDEAQVKAFTDHLHERGLKLRYRMPLNMEDWTEGVEAFDILALLKAKPLTAEGARKLFEQQKNIWTRKKHFRRILLKAIKDERKNREKRFDSITNYLEPNIKFGPGGLRDLEQGLQIYELFAEKFNNPGHALNVLQYYRSYFLSLRQKLHLDGHGDILSSAVQFDLGKWMGFKSHKDFMRNLQRGLSRVSFYSDWIVEVAEASEKDLRKIESGTFKKFEDFLTALHKSPRVLVQKKVRENLDSLIPDKLVKTMAKRRGKALDEVLEVKESDEFLVSVFRSRLIDKLVPEVRRLVGYVQHDQYHRFTADSHIMQACREVKRIYKKPSELGPMKFISKDLTREDWKILTWSCLYHDLAKGLESAEHHSDLGVMIVERDFRSYGFSKAFTDEVKWMVQNHLELSQAAFRKNPKDPKVWQELREKGISDARLLRLALFTAIDIRATNPEAWNDWKAKLLKDLVLNLQSKRAQNYFDFESLKKRKKLNLSAEVVEELGLQLLESVSLTDLVDDLKKAETSEVSLKPRMLKTRKGELWIRFHDKKDRRGLLSDYVGQLYSLGLGIRHASIHTLPKVGVYDWFQVTSSRNLTALSKMIENASVQSKPVPAVKFDTIQIVSADDKEWVVSFKGADQPGLLASAAKALSDAGMSIKSARVHTWGRQVDDIFVVKPSGDAQELVKSLSEKLGS
- a CDS encoding SufE family protein gives rise to the protein MTIQEKQNKVIQDFSALAQWEDRYKKIIDMGKALPEMPESLKTEQNVVKGCQSQVWLSASLNDQGQVHLQGDSDALIVKGLVGLLLNVYSGSTPAEILATPPEFLKALGFEGNLSPSRANGLHSMLKQIKLYATAFDYLLKTKK
- a CDS encoding trypsin-like serine peptidase — protein: MKRNSFVAAVSVAVAATFSVGFVNITPKVIYGEDKRVDVYQVQRSDIREIADSTVALIPSRSVVRDAQGNFKINTTTYGHELDLCKSEPFFDQPTAANCSGSLVGEDLIATAGHCISTKDCGTYSFVFGFRMLDAKTAPQTISADDVYTCKEIVAREYTSAQDYALVRLDRPVRGHRVLAIQSTPVQPGDDIYVVGHPSGLPTKIADGAKVRSQKNGYFVTNLDTYGGNSGSAVFNARTNEIVGILVRGAQDFAYDRANQCTISNRCTDEGCRGEDVTNISFISQALKQ